In Solidesulfovibrio fructosivorans JJ], a genomic segment contains:
- a CDS encoding Rossmann-like domain-containing protein gives MAEEMLGTVREQALALWKEHDLLGEPITVTARTLTVHEAIGDPDGDDFPLQKGKEQLMEAVFRGEKGQAFTDRFGDFSGSLADVAAMELTGNFRRAVFVSALNATCRSLGLCTGTVHCRDKEPNDCATAFRDHIADTYGNPRIAQVGFQPKMIEILSSRFTVKVLDRDPDNIGSVKHGASVHGPEEQASILDWADLIVSTGSTLANDSIGDFLTDKPVIFYGTTVAGAAALMGWQRFCAKSR, from the coding sequence ATGGCGGAAGAGATGCTTGGAACCGTGCGCGAACAGGCGCTCGCCCTGTGGAAGGAGCACGATCTGCTGGGCGAGCCCATTACGGTCACGGCCCGCACGCTCACGGTGCACGAGGCCATCGGCGACCCCGATGGCGACGATTTCCCGCTGCAAAAAGGCAAGGAACAGCTCATGGAGGCCGTCTTTCGCGGCGAAAAAGGCCAGGCCTTCACGGACCGCTTCGGCGATTTCTCCGGCTCCCTGGCCGACGTGGCCGCCATGGAGCTTACCGGCAACTTCCGCCGGGCCGTGTTCGTCTCCGCGCTCAACGCCACCTGCCGCAGCCTGGGGCTTTGCACCGGCACCGTCCACTGCCGCGACAAGGAACCCAACGACTGCGCCACCGCCTTTCGCGACCACATCGCCGACACCTACGGCAATCCGCGCATCGCCCAGGTCGGCTTCCAGCCCAAGATGATTGAAATCCTGAGCAGCCGCTTCACGGTCAAGGTCCTGGACCGCGACCCGGACAACATCGGGTCCGTCAAGCACGGCGCGTCCGTCCACGGCCCCGAAGAACAGGCGTCGATCCTGGACTGGGCCGACCTCATCGTGTCCACGGGCTCGACGCTGGCCAACGACAGCATCGGCGATTTCCTCACCGACAAGCCGGTCATCTTCTACGGCACCACCGTGGCCGGCGCGGCGGCGCTCATGGGCTGGCAACGCTTTTGCGCCAAATCGCGCTGA
- a CDS encoding sensor histidine kinase produces the protein MGIISYEDLRTMEDKLEFMRLGHVIANTILEVRRYEKNYLLYGLPEDLAEDRRYLAESFKTLDALTAEASDLRVSSQLDALRARLRDYRQALGDLAVSGGGQGGEAALKLREVGKGLTEAADAVVEFERGRIRALIRLLGAQLLLAVSVSVALGVALPLLMFRKIFKPLGIIRAATQDIAAGRFKEIQVVNTNDEIEQVMEAMNRMVAEIERRQDQLVQTKKLSSIGTLTAGVAHQLNNPLNNISTSSQIALDELETADPAFLRKLLANIHQETLRARDIVQGLLEFSRAREFSLRPVPLSELAGRTLRLVSSQGGSGVRLTSDVPDDLVIPADASRLQEALLNLLINGIQAVDGKGEVSLAARRDADAGQAVITVSDTGPGIPEEIRSRVFDPFYTTKEEGKGTGLGLSIVYGIVEKHAGKITVDSAPGKGAVFTIRLPLSEAGAGKMDGPA, from the coding sequence ATGGGCATCATTTCCTACGAGGACCTGCGCACCATGGAGGACAAGCTCGAGTTCATGCGCCTGGGGCACGTCATTGCCAACACCATCCTCGAAGTGCGGCGCTACGAGAAGAACTATCTGCTTTACGGCCTGCCCGAGGACCTGGCCGAGGATCGGCGCTACCTGGCCGAATCCTTCAAGACTCTGGACGCGCTGACGGCCGAGGCCAGCGATTTGCGCGTCTCCTCCCAGCTTGACGCCTTGCGGGCGCGGCTGCGCGACTACCGGCAGGCTCTGGGGGATCTGGCCGTCTCCGGGGGCGGGCAGGGCGGCGAGGCGGCGCTTAAGCTGCGCGAGGTGGGCAAAGGCCTTACCGAGGCCGCCGACGCGGTGGTGGAATTCGAGCGTGGGCGCATCCGGGCGCTGATCCGGCTGCTCGGGGCCCAGCTCCTTTTGGCCGTGTCCGTGTCCGTGGCCCTGGGCGTGGCCTTGCCGTTGCTCATGTTCCGCAAGATTTTCAAGCCGCTGGGCATCATCCGCGCCGCCACCCAGGACATCGCCGCCGGCCGGTTCAAGGAAATCCAGGTCGTCAACACCAACGACGAGATCGAGCAGGTCATGGAGGCGATGAACCGCATGGTGGCCGAGATCGAGCGCCGTCAGGACCAGCTCGTGCAGACGAAAAAGCTCTCGTCCATCGGCACCCTGACCGCCGGCGTGGCCCATCAGCTCAACAACCCCCTCAACAACATCTCGACCTCCAGCCAGATCGCCCTGGACGAGCTGGAAACCGCCGACCCGGCCTTTTTGCGTAAGCTGCTCGCCAACATCCACCAGGAAACCCTGCGGGCGCGGGACATCGTGCAGGGGCTGCTGGAATTTTCCCGGGCCCGGGAATTCTCCCTGCGCCCGGTGCCCCTGTCCGAGCTTGCCGGGCGGACGTTGCGGCTGGTGTCCAGCCAGGGCGGCTCGGGCGTGCGGCTGACAAGCGACGTGCCGGACGACCTCGTCATCCCGGCCGACGCCTCGCGCCTTCAGGAAGCGCTTTTGAACCTGCTCATAAACGGCATCCAGGCCGTGGACGGCAAGGGCGAGGTGAGCCTGGCCGCCAGGCGCGACGCGGACGCCGGCCAAGCCGTCATCACCGTGTCCGACACCGGCCCCGGCATCCCGGAGGAAATCCGAAGCCGCGTCTTCGATCCCTTCTACACCACCAAGGAGGAGGGCAAGGGCACGGGGCTCGGGCTGTCCATCGTCTACGGCATCGTGGAAAAGCACGCCGGCAAGATCACCGTGGACAGCGCCCCGGGTAAGGGGGCGGTGTTCACCATCCGCCTGCCCCTGTCCGAAGCCGGGGCGGGCAAGATGGACGGTCCGGCATGA
- a CDS encoding DUF134 domain-containing protein, producing the protein MPRPRLRRCVSGIPKATYFKPQGAPLRDLREIRLSVEGLEALRLADVEGLTAEAAATRMGVSRHTFGRVLAEARGNVARALTTGSALRIEGGDYALATDARAAGDAAPNDAP; encoded by the coding sequence ATGCCGCGTCCCCGTCTGCGCCGGTGCGTCTCCGGCATCCCCAAGGCCACGTATTTCAAGCCGCAAGGCGCGCCCCTGCGGGACTTGCGGGAAATCCGCCTGTCCGTGGAAGGACTCGAGGCCTTGCGCCTGGCCGATGTGGAAGGCCTTACCGCCGAGGCGGCGGCGACGCGCATGGGCGTGTCCCGCCATACCTTCGGCCGGGTGCTGGCCGAGGCCCGGGGCAATGTGGCCCGGGCGCTGACCACCGGTTCGGCGCTTCGCATCGAGGGCGGCGACTACGCCCTGGCCACAGACGCCCGCGCCGCCGGGGACGCGGCTCCAAACGACGCTCCATAA
- a CDS encoding DUF5320 domain-containing protein: protein MPRGDRSGPMGQGSGTGRGAGYCSGAGAPGFSSAPGRGGRRMGMGMGQGRMGGRGGVWCRGMGRGFGPGVDAGTETDAERQALLQQAQAMQANLDALNERLARLEKTADQD, encoded by the coding sequence ATGCCACGAGGTGATCGTAGTGGTCCCATGGGTCAGGGTTCCGGCACGGGCCGGGGAGCCGGGTATTGCAGCGGCGCGGGCGCGCCGGGGTTTTCCAGCGCGCCGGGCCGGGGCGGACGGCGAATGGGCATGGGCATGGGACAGGGCCGCATGGGCGGTCGCGGCGGCGTGTGGTGTCGCGGCATGGGGCGCGGCTTCGGCCCCGGTGTTGACGCCGGAACCGAGACGGACGCCGAACGCCAGGCGCTTTTGCAGCAGGCCCAGGCCATGCAGGCCAACCTTGACGCCCTAAACGAACGTCTGGCCAGATTGGAAAAGACGGCCGACCAGGATTAG